The genomic region AGAACCTCGCCTTGAAGGAACGGAAAGCGCTCAACCGTCTCGCATGTGTCCCCGCATTCCTGGATCCGTGGCGATGACCGACCCTCGAACATCCGTTTCTCTGCGCGGGACGTGTTTCGGGTATGAGGCTCACTCCGATGTCTCCTTCCGGTTTCTTCGCGACGGGGTGGGTGAGCCGCTGGAGGTCACGTTCCACTCCGAGGAGGGCCCGGTACCGGGTGAACGGCTTGTTGTGGAATGGAAACAGCGGCCAGACAAGGCGTTCCACGGTCGGGTCTACCAGAACGATAAGGGACGCTATCGACTGTGGACGAGTGACGCAGGCTGGTTCCTGGTCGATCCCCGGCAGAGAACGATAGCCATTCCCGAACATGCCGACGCGTTGAGACGAGAGGTTCGACTCTGGACTACACCGATGCTGTTGCTGATGGTTGGCCGGGGTGACCTGCCGTTGCACGCTTCCGCCGTGGAAGTGGATGGGGGGGCGGTTCTGTTTGGGGGCCCCAGCCAGTTCGGCAAGACAACGCTCGCCGCGGCGTTCCATACCGCAGGTTTCCGGGTGCTGGCCGAGGATGTCACCTGCGTGCAGGTTGGCCGTGATACGGAAGTGATCCCGGGGCCGGCGCTCCTCAGAGTTCGCCATGATGTCGCAGATCGATTCCCCACTTCGAGCGTCGTCGATGTGGGAGAGGATCACGAACGCAGGTTCCTCGCCCTCTCCAAGGAATCTCGTGGCAATTGTGATCCGTTACCCCTCAAAGGGGTCATGCTGCTCAAGAGCGATGCCTCGGGCATCCGCTTGGAACGCCGCGAGGGCGCTCGAGCGATCAGCGATTTCTGGGCGCTTGCCTTTCGACTGCCGGGCAATGAGGAGCGCGAGCGGGTCTTTCACCGCATCACCGACCTTGCGGATCGAGTGCCCGTCTGGGATCTCGTGCGACCTTTGGATGTCGACTATCTCCAACCGACTGTGGAGCGAGTCGTCGAGAAGGTGAGAGAGTTGTGAGATCGAACGATTCTGCCAGGTTGCCCGTGGCAGAGAAGGTGAGGCTGTTCGTTCGAATATGGGCGTTGGCCGTGCAGTCCGCGACCGCATCGAAACGGTGTGCCCTTCCCGATCTCATGGAGAGTTATCGGATCGGAAGCACGGCCAGGAGCCATCCGACCTACGCTCCCCGCAAGCTGAGTACGGCAGTTACTCGCAGTCTGCGCGTCGGCCCCTGGCAGCCACGGTGCCTGATCAAGGCGATGGTGCTCTACCGGCTGATGCGAGAACAGGGCGAAGAAGCCGAACTGGTGATCGGCCTTCCACAGAATCCGAAGGACCACACCGCCCACGCCTGGGTTGAAGCGCATGGCGTCGACATCGGTCCTGCACCCGGTCGCGGACACCACCAGGAGCTGGCGCGCTATGGCTGATTCCTCACCGAACACGGTCTGAGTCGATCCTTGCCTTGGAGCCTCGGGCCGGAGCGCCAGAGAACGACGCGACCGCCAACGTGCGTCAATCCGTCGCCACCGTATCTGCTCACAATTGACGAGCGTGCCTGATCGATACCAGGCCCGCTGCGTACGCCA from Gammaproteobacteria bacterium harbors:
- a CDS encoding lasso peptide biosynthesis B2 protein, producing the protein MRSNDSARLPVAEKVRLFVRIWALAVQSATASKRCALPDLMESYRIGSTARSHPTYAPRKLSTAVTRSLRVGPWQPRCLIKAMVLYRLMREQGEEAELVIGLPQNPKDHTAHAWVEAHGVDIGPAPGRGHHQELARYG